TGCTGACGAAGAAGCCAGAGCGGTTATTCAAACCACAGATTTAGGATTCGTAGTCGCCGGAAATGTTCAGAATTCTTCCAAAGGCTACGGTTCTAAAGATGTCCTGATCATCAGGCTGGACAAAGACGGAAAAGAACTGTCCCAGTTAATCTGGGGCGGAAAAGGACTTGATGAAGTTGAAAAAATGATCCCAACGAAAGACGGCGGAGCCTTACTCGGGATTTATTCCAGAAGTTCAGCGGTACAAGGTAAGACATCTCCCATAAAAGATACCCAAAATATATCCGACACCCGACACCTGACTATTGTACAAAAGCAAAGCGACAATTTCGGTGAAGGAGATTATACGGTTCTTAAAATAGATAAAAACGGAAAAATTGAGTGGGAAAAAAACTTTGGTGGCAAAGGTGATGATCACATCAGAACGCTTGCTTTAACTTCCACAGGATACATTATCGGAGGTGAATCCAGATCGGAAATATCAGGAAACAAAACGGTAGGCATTGAAGAGGGTACTGACCTGTGGTTGATTTTTTTAAACGAGAGAGGAGAAGAACAGTCACAGAAATCTTACAATTTTGGGAACCGTGATCTCTTAATGGGAATGAGTGTCATTCAGAGTCAAGATTCAAGAGCCAGGAACCAGGACCTAACTAAAGGATTGCTTATAGGGGGATATACTCAGTCTGAAGGAAGAATAGAAGAAAATGACGAGACTTTTTGGATACTATATTTAGACCAAAATGGAAATGAACAGTGGAGAAAATATGTAAAAGGAGAATCCAGACAGAAAGAAGAAAGACTTTCAGATTTGAAATTAAACAGAGACGGCTCTATTATTCTGGCAGGAACCAGTGCCACAGAACTGGGAAAAGAAAACTGGAAAATTGTGAAGCTGGGAGACAAACAGGTTGATCAGTTAATGGAGAAATTTGATATCAAGATCTATCCGAATCCGGTATCTGATTATGCTTATGTAGAAATTGGCTTTGATTTTAAAGAGGCTGATATTATGCTGTATGATATGAGCGGAAGACAGCTTCAGAGCTTGAAAACAAAGAATAAAGTAACCAAGATTAACACGCAGGCTCTTGTTCAGGGCGCTTATCTGGTGACGATAAAAACGGATAATAATAAAACAGCGAATGCGAAGCTGATTAAAAAATAAACTAAGAATTATGAAGAATATATTTTTATTACTGATCTTTATATTCGGATACACCTTATATAGTGGTCAGGAAGAAAGTAAGAATATGGGGATTGTAAGACCAACCCCATCTGCTGCAGGATTGTCAACTTACAGTACCATTCCTGTTTCTGTACAAACTGGAATTCCGGATATTTCTTATCCGTTAATCAATCTTGAAACGGGAAATAAATCGGTGAATATCAGCTTAGGGCTTAATTATCATGCAGGCAATACTTCCAGTAGAAACCCTGTAGGTGATGTAGGTAAAGGCTGGTCATTTTTAGGAGGGGGAGTTATTTCAAGAGAGATTCTGAAGGACTTTGATGAATTATTTGATGATGTCAATTTTCACAGTTATAGAAAGAATAGCTTTAATGATATTTATAATTTTAATATTCCGGCGGAATCAGGAAAATTTCGATTCATCAGAAACATAGAGGCCAATACTTTTGAATTGATAAAACTCAGTCCTTATAATTCTATAGTTAAAGAACATCGGTCTGCTAATCAGGCTACTCTTGTTCTGGATTCTCTTACCATAACAAGTGAATCTGGAATACAATATGTTTTTAAGGATTATGATATTAGCTTAATGAATGTACATGTGTGGACGCACCCTACACAAGGTGGTAAATTTACAGATGCAAGATATAAAAGTGCCTTCTATCTATCTTCTATTCTTGATGAAAACGGACGGGAACTGGTAAAATATACTTATCTAAGAGATTTGAAATATATTCCCGGTACAACAATTCGTCTCGACGGTTCAGAAACTAATAAACTGATCAGGATAGAGGCAAAAGACCACGGCATTATAGAAATAAATTATGATAGAAATGAAAATGAGAATAAAAACCATGATATATTCTCCATCAATAATATTGTTCTTAAAACAGCCAATAATGCTTTTATAAAAAAATATATATTTAATTATTCCAACACTTCTGTCAGCAGCAATATGGTGTATTATAGAACGCTGGCATCCTTCAGCCAGGTTGATCAGAATGGGAAAATAATTGAAAAATATGCCTTTGATTATGCAGGAGGAGTGTTTGAAAATGGTGAGTATGAAAATGGCGATGAATATCTTCTGTTGAATACGGTTAAATTGCCTACCGGAGGGATTATAAAATATAACTTTGATATGATCACTCACTCCTATAGTGGGAAAACCATCCATATACCAGCCCCGAAGACATTTCTGACAGATTTATCTTTTACAAGTGTCAATGATGGTGTGAAAAAATATGCTTTTACCCTTACAGAAGGCAAGAATATTGAAATTAATGCGATGGGAATTGGAAAGTTAGCTTCTCGCTTATGGGCAGTTCAGTTTTTTAAGAAAACTGGAAACTCATATGAAGTTTCAAATAGTATGGGAGTACCTATAGATCCGAATCCTGATTTTGAGTATGTACAGACAAGAACCTTTGGACCGGGTGAATATTATGCTGAATTATATTGTAATGATTTAAATTGTAATAATTTAACATTCAATAGGCCTTCTGTGATCTCATTATCAGAAATAACCGGAGAACCTTCTGAAGCTGTTGAGTTGGTTCCAAGATCTGGGCTTCCAAGAATTAAAAATATTAAATATTTTAATACTTCGTCTGATAATATTTTTAATGTACCCCCTGCAAAAATTGAAGAATACGATTACAGTTTCTTTGATCAGCCTGGAAATTCAAGTGGATACTTAGTTACAGGAGGTACTTTGAATGCTGAAATGGCTAACCCTGCTTTTATCTATAAAAATGTAAAAGTATCTCAGGGTAATAATATGGGGTACACCAAGTATTATTACAAAGCTCCGGATGTTTATCCTTATCAGAGTGATAATGATTTTTGGCCCAATTATAATATTACCCGTAGTGGACTTATTGATAAAAGGGAAGTTTATAACGCTTCGAACCAAAAGCTATCTGAAGAACTTTTTGATTATACTTTTGAAGAATTTGACAGTCCTAAATATTTAGTTGCTCCAAGTGGTTCTTGGGGGAATTTTTATCTGAAAACCTCCTGGATTAAGAACAATAAAGTAATCACCAAAAGTTACTTTGATTCCGGAGTTACAGAGATTAAAAATGAAGTGTTCAGAAATAACCATAACCAAAAGCCTAATTTAGAAAGAGCTACAGCATTTGATGGCAGCATTCAGGAGACCACTTATCAATATGCACAGGAGAAGAACAATCAGAAATTAAAAGACGCCAATATGGTAGGCTTTCCTTTAGAAACAACTTCTGTGATTAAGAAAAATGGTTCCGATCCCGGAAAATTAGTCTCAAGAGCAGAAACTAAGTACGACAATGCCGGAAACAAATATCCGTCTTCAGCCGTTTCTTATGACTCTCAGAATACTTTAGCTTCCGAAGTGGTCTTCAACCGATATGACAGCAAAGGAAATCCGGAGCAGTATACTCCTAAAAACGGAATTCCTGTTTCTATTGTTTGGGGCTACAAAAAGACCCAGCCTATTGCGAAAGTGGAAGGAGCTTCCTATGAGCAGATCCTACCATATCTGTCTGATATCATAGCCAAGTCAGATGCCGCAGTGATTTCGGAATCGGATCTTCAGAATGCTTTGGATGCCTTTAGAACCAATGCCAATCTGGTGGATTTTCAGATTACAACTTATGTGTATGATTCTTTAACAAGGATGAAAACTATGACGCCTCCTACCGGAGTGCGTGCTGTTTATCAATACGATACCGCCGGAAGACTGGACAAAGTAGAAGATGAAAGCGGAAAACCTTTAAAGAAATACCAGTATAACTACGGTCATTAATGGTAAGCCATGAGCAGCCTGTAGAAAATCAGGTCTCTCGAATTTTTAATTTCTAATCTCTAAATTAAGATGAAAAAACTATTGCTATTATTCAGTTTTCTGTCGGTAACCTTATCCGAGGCCCAGACAGCATCTGAAAACTATATATCCACTACAGACTGTCTGAATGAAGACTGTACCAAAAAAACATACACCGTACAGTATTTTGACCTTTTGGGAAGACCCAAACAGGTTGTAAATGTTCAGGCTTCCCCATTAAAAAGGGATGTCGTTACCCATATCGAATATGATGAATATGGAAGACAGATTAAAGAATACCTGCCTGTTCCCCAACTTTCGACAGGAGGAGGGAGTTATTACTCAGGACCTCTTGGAGTATATCCTTTGGTTTATGGGGATGAAAAAATTTATACCGAAAAGGTTATTGAAAACTCTCCGTTACAAAGGATTTTGCAACAAAAATCAATCGGAAAAGACTGGAATAATAAATCTACCGATTTTGGGTATGATCTAAATATTCCTGCAGACCACGTCAAAAACTATCAGGTGGTTACCCATTGGAATCAGGTGGAAAAAATTTATAAAAACGAATTACAGTATACTCCGGCAGAATATGCAGCCGGCCAGCTTGTAAAAAATACGGTGACCGATGAAGACGGCAATAAAATCGTAGAATTTAAAGATGCTTCCGGTCAGACTGTCCTTTCCAGAAAAGTAATCAATGCCGGAAATAATGCCGATACCTATTACGTATACAATGAGTATAAACAGCTTGCCTACGTCATTCCTCCATTGGCCGCAGCAGGAGCTATGGATCCGGCAGCCATAGATAACCTTTGCTACCAGTATGTGTATGACAGCAAAAACCGCCTGGCAGAGAAAAAGCTGCCGGGAAAAGGCTGGGAATATTTTGTGTATGATAATCAGAACAGATTGGTGCTGTCTCAGGATGCCGTGCTGGGAAGCCTCAACAATAACTTTGTGGCCAAAGGCTGGATGTTCTCCAAATATGATGCTTTTGGAAGAGTGGTCTATACAGGATTTTTTGCCAATACCTCTACCAGAACCGCTATGCAGACAGCCCTCAGCAATATGTCATCCAATGCAGGGAATAACGAAAAACGGGATACTACTCCTATTGTACAAAACGGTGAAAATATTTACTATACCAAAAATGCTTTTCCTACCGGAAGTATGACCATTTTAAGTGTCAATTATTACGACACCTATCCGCCCCTTCCTCAGGGAGCAGAAATTCCGGCCACTATTATGGGGAAAACAGTACTGAAACAGCCTGGACAAAATGGGGCCTCTAAAAATACAAAAAGCCTTCCACTGGCTTCTTATATAAGAAATGTAGAAGACAATGCCTGGACCAAAACCTTCACCTATTATGACGAAAAAGGAAGGACCATAGGGTCTTATGCCCAAAATCATCTTGGCGGATCTACCAGAACAGAATCAGATATAGACTTTGCAGGCGTTACCCAACAAAGCAAGGCTTATCATAAAAGATTGTCAACAGATCCTGAAAAAGTAATCACCCAGAGGTTCACTTACGATGCCCAAAACAGGCTGTTGGTTCATAAGCATCAGGTAGATAACAATCCGGAAGAAATCCTGGTGCAGAATGAGTACAATGAGCTTTCCCAGCTTAAAAATAAAAAACTGGGCGGAACCAATATTGCCCAGCCACTGCAAAGTATTGACTATACTTATAATATCAAAGGCTGGCTGACTAAAATTAATGACCCTTCAAGCCTGAACGGAAAAATGTTCGGATATGAGATGAGATATATCAATCCTGTGAATGCCAATGTAGCCCCCGGAAAATTCGCCGGAATGATCACAGAGATCGACTGGAAGAACGCCTCAGAAGATGTCCTGAAACGATACAATTATACTTATGACGGACTCGGCAGGCTTCAGGATGCCGTATATTCTGAACCCAATGCCTCTGTTCCGTTTAACAATAATTACAATGAGCATCTTACCTATGACCTGAACGGAAATATTAAAACCCTGAAGAGGAATGCTTTTCCTGCAACCGGAGGAGCCACATCTGTTCAGGTAGATGACCTTGTGTACGAATATACCGGAAACCGTTTGACAAAAGTGATTGAAAATGCACTGAACGACACCGGATATGAAGGCGGAAACAATCCTATTTCCTATGATGTGAACGGAAATATGACAAATATGCTGGACAAAAGCATTCAATCTGTACAATATAACTACCTGAATCTTTCTGATCAGTATGTGATCCACCAGAATAGTTTTGGAAAGCCAACCTATAGTACTATCAATTACCTTTACCGTGCGGACGGAACCAAGCTTCGTAAAACGTTTTCTTCTTCCTCACCAAGAGGATCAACCTCAACCCGCATCACAGACTATCTGGACGGTTTTCAGTACAGCTACTTTGAAGGCGGAGGAAACTGTATTACCTGCAGAACCGAAAATGCTTACGAAGCAGAAGCTTATAGAGGTATTCTGGATCCCGGTGTTATTCCGGAATGGAAACTTGATTTTGTAGCCACCGCAGAAGGTTTTTACAGTTTCACCGAAAACCGCTATATTTACCAGTACAGAGACCACCTTGGAAATACCAGGGTCACCTTTGCCAAAAACAGCGCAGGCGCTCCTGAAATTATTGACACCAACAATTACTATCCTTTTGGTTTAAACCATATCTCAGGGTCGTTTGGTACTTCTAACTTTGGTAGTTTCTACAGTTACAAATACAACGGAAAGGAATTACAAGAGACGGGAATGTATGATTACGGTGCAAGGATGATGATGCCTGATCTGGGAAGATGGGGAGTAATGGATGCGATGTCTGAGAAATACAGCTCTTTGAGTCCTTACAGCTATGCGATCAATAACCCTGTTATGGTCATTGATCCGGATGGAAATGATGCAATGTTCGCTTCTGGAGAAGCAGCACAATTTGCTTTTAAAAATTATGTAGCAACGATGTCAACAGGAACTGGAACATCAGGTGAGAATATCTTTACAGGACTTAATTTTTCTGGTTTTGGAACAGATGATTGGATCAGAGGACTTGATGGAAAGTGGAGATATGATGCTAATATTACTACTTTGGAAAAGGCAATGCGAATGGCAGGTATAACCGGTTTTGCTAAAAATGGAACAATATTCTCAAATGTAAGTGTAGATGGAGGAAGTATCTCGGCTTATGCACGACTAAATGAAGGAGGTAGTATAACCAAGCTCGGTGCGGATGATCTAGCTTCTATGAATGCAATTGTAGATGCATTACCAATGTGGTTAGGAGGAACGTGGAGAACCTGGACCAATGTAACATTTTACAGTTTTTCCGCAGGATCAAATGATCCTGATAAAGAAACACTTAATAAATTAAAACCACAGGATAAAATTGATTTTAATAATATGTTTGAGTATATTTTAGGTGGGTACGGCAGAAATACAAGGCTTGATCGTAAAAGTTTTGGAGATGCTTTTATCCAATTTGGGCTTGATGTAGAAGGCATTGGAAATCCTTTTAATTTCAAGAGTAATGATAGTACTGCTTTAGTGGAGCAAATCTCAGATTCTCCATTTTCTTACTCAAGAGATACAATAAAAAAAGTTCCTACTCAAACGAAAACCAATGATAGTATTATGTTTAATAATGCTGTTAAAAATGTTAATGATCAAAAGTTAAAAAACTATTATAATAGAATAAATTTTCTCGGCAAAAAATGGTAGTAAAAAATAATAAAAGAACGGCGAAAAATTTTTTTTTGCTTTTAATTATCTTTTTATTTTTTTCATGTAAAAAAAATGATAAAAATTTTAGTAAACACGTCAATATTCAGGATATTACTAATGAAGATAATTATGCAATTAGTAGTAAAAAAGAAAATGATTCAATAATTCTAATTAGTGGTGAGAGTAATCAATATACTTTGCAAGGCTATAAGAATGTTAAAAATAATGAAAAAATAGGATGGTGGAAAGTTAAGGATAAAACTAACGATTTTTTGTATGAGATTGAGTTTTTGTCAGTAAATATGGAAAAAGAAAATCAGATTAAATTTTATGAAGAAGGTAAATTGATAAATAGATTTAGTCAATATTATGATATTATTTATAAGAATAATGGATATGAATTTAAATTTTATTTTCCAAAGTATAAAGATGAAAAAACCAGAGTGGAATTTAATTATATGACAAAAAATAATAATACTATTGAAGATAAAAGGATTGATTGTAAAACCGAAAATGGTTATTACATATGTTTTATTCCTGGGGAAAAAAAAGAAAAATCAATTGCAGGGGTTGCAACATTTTTTTCCGAAAGTGAAAATAAAAAAGAAACAACTTTTTCATCTGTAAGTATGTTTGTTAATAATTAAAGTTCCACCGCTCTGCGAAGTTTGTAACTTCGTAGCTGTCGAGTTCCTGTATTGCTTTTAGTTTATTAAGAGTGGCTCATACAGTCCATCTTTTACGAGATAATCTAAGGTGACGCCTGAAGCATTCGCAATTTTTGTAGCCAGGTCAATCGACGGAACATTTTTCCCTCGCTAACGCAAAATTGCATCGTGTGGTGAAATAATAATAACAAGACCACTGCTATTGAGCAGTGGTTTTGTGTTGTAAAACGTGTTCTGTTTTTTATCTGAAAATAAAGTGTAATCTTCGCTGGATAAAGGGGGGAAGTCTGTACAATATAACTACCTGAATCTTTCTGATCAGTATGTGATCCACCAGAATAGCTTTGGAAAGCCAACCTATAGTACTATCAATTACCTTTACCGTGCTGACGGAACCAAGCTTCGTAAAACGTTTTCTTCTTCCTCACCAAGAGGATCAACCTCAACCCGCATCACAGACTATCTGGACGGTTTTCAGTACAGCTACTTTGAAGGCGGAGGAAACTGTATTACCTGCAGAACCGAAAATGCTTACGAAGCAGAAGCTTATAGAGGTATTCTGGATCCCGGTGTTATTCCGGAATGGAAACTTGATTTTGTAGCCACCGCAGAAGGTTTTTACAGTTTCACCGAAAACCGCTATATTTACCAGTACAGAGACCACCTTGGAAATACCAGAGTCACCTTTGCCAAAAACAGCGCAGGCGCTCCTGAAATTATTGACACCAACAATTACTATCCTTTTGGATTAAACCATACGGGCGGAAACGGTTTGAACTCTTCCAACTTTGGAGGTCTCTACTCTTACAAATACAACGGAAAAGAGCTTCAGGAAACCGGGATGTTTGATTACGGCTGGAGACAATATATGCCAGATCTGGGAAGATGGAACGGGATAGACCAATTGGCGGAATCTTACCATATGGCAAGCCCATATGCCTATGTAATGAATAATCCTATTTCTTTTCTAGATCCGGACGGAAGGGATGTAAAGCCAACTCGTGATGGTTACGAGTTTTCAGGAAGTGATCTGCAAAATGTAATGGGGTATCTACAGGGAGGAGGAAGCGCTCGAAAATTAGTCAGCTCATTATATGCATGGGAAAAAGAAGAAAGTGGAGGTAACTTCTGGTCCTTTTTTGGTTCATGGAATTCATGGGGGCAACAGGTGGTGATGTTGGTGGTAACCTCTATGCTTCTACATGGGGAGATGGAGCCATGGGAGCCACTATTTATGATATACAGGAGATTGTTTTTACCAAAACAAAAATAACCAATGTTCAGAGTATAAGTGATTGGAAGGAACAGGGAGCATTAGCAGCAAGACAGCCAGGACGGGCTCAGATGATAGGTGGTTTTGGGGACTTGTTAGGGATCTTTGATATTGCAGGCCAGGTAATGAGCACTTGGAAGCCTCAACACAGATATCTTGCAATGGCAGCCGGGATTATTGGTGCGGTAGCACTAAAGAAACCGGGATTGGCTGTGAAAGAAGCTGATGGAGCTTTTTATTCTGTAGCTTTTGAAATGAAACTTGCTGAAGGTTCTTATCCTGGAGTTTATAGAGGAAGCCATTTCCGCGAGGCAAATAAAGCGCTTGAAGCAATGATGAAGACAGACACAAAATTTGCCACATCTATTGGAGAATTGGGTATAGTCTTACCAAGATCTCCAGCCGGATCTATAATAGGAAAATCTCCCAATAATTGGGTATGGCACCATCAAGTGGATGAAGGGATAATGCAATTAGTACCTAAACCACAACATACTGTTGGTAGTTCATTTTGGAAGACTATGCATCCCGGAAATAAAGGTGGATTCGCAATTTGGGGAAAATAAAATTTAAAAATAAAATTTATGAAT
This genomic window from Chryseobacterium sp. MEBOG06 contains:
- a CDS encoding T9SS type A sorting domain-containing protein; its protein translation is MKKIYLGAFTLCTILGSAQEILWQKDLKSSTQDFLSQVTTTIDGQYLISGSSIQSNKLQASGSKHNNGYDFRLVKLNQNGEEVWEKYFSGTNHDYLSATVATQEGGFVVTGTSHSGKGLDKKEDSKGNSDIWLIRINEFGDEVWQKTLGTAADEEARAVIQTTDLGFVVAGNVQNSSKGYGSKDVLIIRLDKDGKELSQLIWGGKGLDEVEKMIPTKDGGALLGIYSRSSAVQGKTSPIKDTQNISDTRHLTIVQKQSDNFGEGDYTVLKIDKNGKIEWEKNFGGKGDDHIRTLALTSTGYIIGGESRSEISGNKTVGIEEGTDLWLIFLNERGEEQSQKSYNFGNRDLLMGMSVIQSQDSRARNQDLTKGLLIGGYTQSEGRIEENDETFWILYLDQNGNEQWRKYVKGESRQKEERLSDLKLNRDGSIILAGTSATELGKENWKIVKLGDKQVDQLMEKFDIKIYPNPVSDYAYVEIGFDFKEADIMLYDMSGRQLQSLKTKNKVTKINTQALVQGAYLVTIKTDNNKTANAKLIKK
- a CDS encoding DUF6443 domain-containing protein, translating into MKKLLLLFSFLSVTLSEAQTASENYISTTDCLNEDCTKKTYTVQYFDLLGRPKQVVNVQASPLKRDVVTHIEYDEYGRQIKEYLPVPQLSTGGGSYYSGPLGVYPLVYGDEKIYTEKVIENSPLQRILQQKSIGKDWNNKSTDFGYDLNIPADHVKNYQVVTHWNQVEKIYKNELQYTPAEYAAGQLVKNTVTDEDGNKIVEFKDASGQTVLSRKVINAGNNADTYYVYNEYKQLAYVIPPLAAAGAMDPAAIDNLCYQYVYDSKNRLAEKKLPGKGWEYFVYDNQNRLVLSQDAVLGSLNNNFVAKGWMFSKYDAFGRVVYTGFFANTSTRTAMQTALSNMSSNAGNNEKRDTTPIVQNGENIYYTKNAFPTGSMTILSVNYYDTYPPLPQGAEIPATIMGKTVLKQPGQNGASKNTKSLPLASYIRNVEDNAWTKTFTYYDEKGRTIGSYAQNHLGGSTRTESDIDFAGVTQQSKAYHKRLSTDPEKVITQRFTYDAQNRLLVHKHQVDNNPEEILVQNEYNELSQLKNKKLGGTNIAQPLQSIDYTYNIKGWLTKINDPSSLNGKMFGYEMRYINPVNANVAPGKFAGMITEIDWKNASEDVLKRYNYTYDGLGRLQDAVYSEPNASVPFNNNYNEHLTYDLNGNIKTLKRNAFPATGGATSVQVDDLVYEYTGNRLTKVIENALNDTGYEGGNNPISYDVNGNMTNMLDKSIQSVQYNYLNLSDQYVIHQNSFGKPTYSTINYLYRADGTKLRKTFSSSSPRGSTSTRITDYLDGFQYSYFEGGGNCITCRTENAYEAEAYRGILDPGVIPEWKLDFVATAEGFYSFTENRYIYQYRDHLGNTRVTFAKNSAGAPEIIDTNNYYPFGLNHISGSFGTSNFGSFYSYKYNGKELQETGMYDYGARMMMPDLGRWGVMDAMSEKYSSLSPYSYAINNPVMVIDPDGNDAMFASGEAAQFAFKNYVATMSTGTGTSGENIFTGLNFSGFGTDDWIRGLDGKWRYDANITTLEKAMRMAGITGFAKNGTIFSNVSVDGGSISAYARLNEGGSITKLGADDLASMNAIVDALPMWLGGTWRTWTNVTFYSFSAGSNDPDKETLNKLKPQDKIDFNNMFEYILGGYGRNTRLDRKSFGDAFIQFGLDVEGIGNPFNFKSNDSTALVEQISDSPFSYSRDTIKKVPTQTKTNDSIMFNNAVKNVNDQKLKNYYNRINFLGKKW
- a CDS encoding RHS repeat-associated core domain-containing protein, with the translated sequence MIHQNSFGKPTYSTINYLYRADGTKLRKTFSSSSPRGSTSTRITDYLDGFQYSYFEGGGNCITCRTENAYEAEAYRGILDPGVIPEWKLDFVATAEGFYSFTENRYIYQYRDHLGNTRVTFAKNSAGAPEIIDTNNYYPFGLNHTGGNGLNSSNFGGLYSYKYNGKELQETGMFDYGWRQYMPDLGRWNGIDQLAESYHMASPYAYVMNNPISFLDPDGRDVKPTRDGYEFSGSDLQNVMGYLQGGGSARKLVSSLYAWEKEESGGNFWSFFGSWNSWGQQVVMLVVTSMLLHGEMEPWEPLFMIYRRLFLPKQK
- a CDS encoding HNH endonuclease, translating into MGATGGDVGGNLYASTWGDGAMGATIYDIQEIVFTKTKITNVQSISDWKEQGALAARQPGRAQMIGGFGDLLGIFDIAGQVMSTWKPQHRYLAMAAGIIGAVALKKPGLAVKEADGAFYSVAFEMKLAEGSYPGVYRGSHFREANKALEAMMKTDTKFATSIGELGIVLPRSPAGSIIGKSPNNWVWHHQVDEGIMQLVPKPQHTVGSSFWKTMHPGNKGGFAIWGK